One genomic region from Streptomyces sp. NBC_01304 encodes:
- a CDS encoding cytochrome P450, whose protein sequence is MNRARRGAAPPPGPRGLPLLGSAPDFRRDPLETFTRAWREYGDLVSFRGPVPVVLVTHPDHLRHILVDNFANYPHPDDFNDKVSVSVGRGLVTTEGEEWERQRGTVAPSFRREPLERFAEVMVDSTERMLDGWERVARAGGEIDARTEMQSLTLDILARCLFRADWSVDARALGEAVRVQLEHLNGKLTAVVDLPEWVPTRRNRQFTAARTLLDETVYRLIAERRRGSGPPDTPDGDGPPDLLSMLMRATDPVTGASMTDRQLRDQVMTLFVAGHETAAATLSWICYLMSVQPAETERARAEVREVLGGRPPTKDDLPRLKYLKMFVQEALRLYPPLWQVPRMPLRDDEIGGHHIPAGTFLLLGIHLTHRHPDFWENPEGFDPERFTRERSAGRPRCAYLPYAAGPRDCAGMAFATMELTLVTASLLQRFHLDLVPGHPIVTQPDITLRAKYGIPMTLRRTDSGTDLAAHPGTGLATDLGTDTERHTPAGRQAAAADPQSEAVCPVRATAHPHHPHQGGTATR, encoded by the coding sequence ATGAACCGGGCCCGCCGGGGCGCCGCCCCGCCACCCGGCCCGCGCGGTCTGCCGCTGCTCGGCTCCGCGCCCGACTTCCGCCGCGACCCCCTGGAAACCTTCACCCGCGCCTGGCGGGAGTACGGCGACCTCGTGAGCTTCCGGGGACCGGTACCGGTCGTCCTCGTCACCCACCCCGACCACCTGCGCCACATCCTCGTCGACAACTTCGCCAACTACCCGCACCCGGACGACTTCAACGACAAGGTGAGCGTCTCGGTGGGCCGGGGCCTGGTCACCACGGAGGGCGAGGAGTGGGAGCGCCAACGGGGCACCGTGGCCCCGTCGTTCCGGCGTGAGCCCCTGGAGCGGTTCGCCGAGGTGATGGTCGACAGCACCGAGCGGATGCTGGACGGCTGGGAACGCGTGGCCCGTGCGGGCGGCGAGATCGACGCACGCACCGAGATGCAGAGCCTGACCCTGGACATCCTGGCGCGCTGCCTGTTCCGCGCCGACTGGTCGGTGGACGCCCGGGCGCTCGGCGAAGCCGTCCGCGTACAACTGGAGCATCTGAACGGCAAGTTGACCGCCGTGGTCGATCTTCCGGAGTGGGTGCCCACCCGCCGCAACCGGCAGTTCACGGCCGCCCGGACGCTCCTGGACGAGACGGTGTACCGGCTCATCGCGGAACGTCGCAGGGGGAGTGGACCCCCGGACACCCCGGACGGTGACGGTCCGCCGGACCTGTTGTCCATGCTGATGCGCGCCACGGACCCGGTCACCGGTGCATCGATGACGGATCGTCAACTCCGGGATCAAGTCATGACGTTGTTCGTGGCCGGGCACGAGACCGCCGCGGCCACGCTGTCCTGGATCTGCTACCTGATGTCCGTCCAGCCCGCGGAGACCGAGCGAGCCCGTGCCGAAGTCCGCGAGGTGCTCGGCGGCCGCCCGCCCACCAAGGACGACCTGCCGCGCCTGAAGTACCTCAAGATGTTCGTACAGGAGGCCCTGCGCCTGTATCCGCCGCTGTGGCAGGTGCCCCGGATGCCGCTGCGGGACGACGAGATCGGCGGCCATCACATCCCGGCAGGCACCTTCCTGCTGCTCGGCATCCACCTCACGCACCGCCATCCGGACTTCTGGGAGAACCCGGAGGGCTTCGACCCCGAGCGCTTCACCCGCGAACGTTCGGCCGGCCGCCCCCGCTGTGCCTATCTGCCGTACGCCGCCGGGCCGCGGGACTGCGCGGGCATGGCCTTCGCCACGATGGAGCTGACCCTGGTCACGGCCTCGCTGCTGCAGCGCTTCCACCTGGACCTGGTGCCCGGCCATCCGATCGTCACGCAGCCGGACATCACCCTGCGGGCCAAGTACGGCATCCCCATGACGCTCCGCCGCACGGACTCCGGCACGGATCTCGCCGCGCACCCCGGTACGGGCCTCGCCACGGACCTCGGCACGGACACGGAGCGTCACACTCCCGCAGGCCGCCAGGCCGCAGCGGCGGACCCGCAGTCGGAGGCCGTGTGCCCCGTTCGCGCCACCGCTCACCCGCATCACCCGCACCAAGGAGGGACAGCGACCCGCTGA
- a CDS encoding cytochrome P450: MSAAGAGRRAPGPRGYPVVGSGPHLVRDLVGTFARSWRQYGDIVRFQVPGVELFLVTHPDYIKHVLDDRQPNYPKDPLSVGKFEPWCGQGLFTSNGDFHFRQRRLAQPAFKGSRIAAFGPTMVDAAAELVDEWRPSADERRILDITPEMMRLALTIVMQSIFSTALTGGQAGEIARAVRLCNAYTNTRLQRFVELPQLLPSRARREFLAARTLLDGFVYGLIAERRLDDAPPDDLLTRFLAARDEQTGERMSDRQLRDEVVTMFLGGYETTALCLVWAFSLLSRHPEAERRMRAEIAEVCGGRAPSADDLPALAYTRALVQEVLRLYPSVWTLSRSPLQDDEIGGYRVPAGSQVFISPYLMHRHPGFWPNPEGFDPGRFTARASGGVPLYAYLPFSRGPRRCPGASVALLEVPLVLARILQSYRLTLAPGHVREPTSNVFLYPRGGMPMRVEHVTERTGECGGSVGPRAEGGSR, translated from the coding sequence ATGAGCGCGGCCGGCGCCGGACGCCGGGCGCCGGGCCCGCGCGGCTACCCGGTGGTCGGCTCAGGACCGCACCTGGTGCGCGATCTGGTGGGCACGTTCGCCCGGTCCTGGCGCCAGTACGGCGACATCGTGCGCTTCCAGGTCCCCGGCGTCGAACTCTTCCTGGTCACACACCCGGACTACATCAAGCACGTCCTCGACGACCGGCAGCCGAACTACCCCAAGGACCCGCTCTCCGTCGGCAAGTTCGAACCCTGGTGCGGGCAGGGCCTGTTCACCAGCAACGGAGACTTCCACTTCCGCCAGCGGCGGCTGGCCCAGCCCGCCTTCAAGGGGTCCAGGATCGCCGCGTTCGGGCCCACCATGGTGGACGCCGCCGCCGAACTCGTCGACGAATGGCGCCCGTCGGCCGATGAGCGGCGCATCCTGGACATCACCCCGGAGATGATGCGGCTCGCGCTGACCATCGTGATGCAGTCGATCTTCAGCACCGCGCTCACCGGCGGCCAGGCCGGTGAGATCGCCCGGGCGGTGCGCCTGTGCAACGCCTACACCAATACGCGGCTGCAGCGCTTCGTGGAGCTGCCGCAGCTGCTGCCGAGCCGCGCCCGCCGGGAGTTCCTCGCCGCGCGCACCCTCCTCGACGGCTTCGTCTACGGGCTGATCGCCGAGCGGCGCCTCGACGACGCCCCCCCCGACGACCTGCTGACCCGATTCCTCGCCGCACGGGACGAGCAGACCGGCGAGCGGATGAGCGACCGGCAACTGCGCGACGAGGTCGTCACGATGTTCCTCGGCGGATACGAGACCACGGCGCTGTGCCTGGTGTGGGCGTTCTCGCTGCTCTCCCGCCACCCGGAGGCCGAACGCCGCATGCGGGCCGAGATCGCCGAGGTGTGCGGCGGGCGCGCACCGTCCGCGGACGACCTCCCGGCACTCGCGTACACCCGCGCCCTCGTCCAGGAGGTGCTGCGGCTCTACCCGTCGGTGTGGACGCTGTCGCGCAGCCCGCTTCAGGACGACGAGATCGGCGGATATCGCGTCCCGGCGGGCTCGCAGGTCTTCATCAGCCCCTATCTGATGCACCGCCATCCCGGGTTCTGGCCCAACCCGGAGGGCTTCGACCCGGGGCGCTTCACGGCACGCGCCTCCGGCGGCGTACCGCTGTACGCGTATCTGCCCTTCTCCCGCGGTCCCAGGCGCTGTCCGGGAGCGTCGGTGGCGCTGCTGGAAGTGCCGCTCGTCCTGGCCCGCATCCTGCAGTCCTACCGACTGACCCTGGCCCCCGGGCATGTGCGCGAGCCGACGTCCAATGTCTTCCTGTACCCGCGAGGCGGCATGCCGATGAGAGTGGAGCACGTCACGGAGCGCACCGGGGAGTGCGGCGGCTCGGTGGGGCCCCGCGCGGAAGGCGGCAGCCGATGA
- a CDS encoding ester cyclase, protein MTAAGPDLKARARELGERVFNEHDLTAFDELAQPEARFRLPGRPVLDREGFKTLIGQLLSAQPDLRLDLLHILRDGDRVGSRIRLTGTHHGELFGIPPTGRVIRMDEFALQRWDARGLLAEMDMESDYLSLLRQVGAEPPPGTGLLGRWAHPFTSTARFAWLQATAGRRAQASAHKAGT, encoded by the coding sequence GTGACGGCGGCGGGGCCCGACCTCAAGGCCCGCGCGCGCGAACTCGGCGAGCGCGTCTTCAACGAGCACGACCTGACCGCCTTCGACGAACTCGCCCAGCCCGAGGCCCGGTTCCGGCTGCCCGGCCGGCCGGTCCTGGACCGCGAAGGGTTCAAGACCCTGATCGGGCAGCTCCTGAGCGCCCAGCCCGACCTGCGCCTCGACCTCCTCCACATCCTCCGCGACGGCGACCGGGTCGGCTCGCGGATCCGCCTCACGGGCACCCATCACGGCGAACTGTTCGGCATCCCGCCCACCGGCCGGGTGATCCGCATGGACGAGTTCGCACTGCAGCGCTGGGACGCGCGGGGCCTGCTCGCCGAGATGGACATGGAGTCGGACTACCTGTCCCTGCTGCGGCAGGTCGGCGCCGAACCGCCGCCCGGCACCGGGCTGCTCGGCCGCTGGGCGCACCCCTTCACCAGCACCGCCCGCTTCGCCTGGCTGCAGGCCACCGCGGGCCGCCGCGCCCAGGCCTCCGCACACAAGGCGGGCACATGA
- a CDS encoding ester cyclase, whose translation MSAPSCDPPPYTGGPEADAYPAIADRLADRLWNHGDLSAIDDHCGPHLRTHLPDVSEELGAAALEQAVLDRRRALPDTRYRTLDVLAEGDLVLLRAEYRGTHRGELAGLPPTGRAVCATETTLFRFEDGRVVELWQQSDGLAVMTQLGLIAPEETPPLGRIAHSLKATARLALLRVRAARSGGRR comes from the coding sequence ATGTCGGCCCCGAGCTGTGACCCGCCGCCGTACACCGGCGGCCCGGAGGCGGATGCGTACCCGGCGATCGCAGACCGTCTCGCCGACCGGCTGTGGAATCACGGTGACCTGAGCGCCATCGACGACCACTGCGGACCGCATCTGCGCACGCATCTGCCTGACGTCTCCGAGGAGTTGGGCGCGGCGGCCCTGGAGCAGGCGGTCCTCGACCGGCGCCGGGCGCTGCCCGACACGCGGTACCGCACGCTGGACGTGCTGGCCGAGGGCGACCTGGTCCTGCTGCGCGCCGAGTACCGCGGCACCCATCGGGGAGAGCTCGCCGGGCTGCCGCCGACCGGCCGTGCGGTGTGTGCGACCGAGACGACGCTGTTCCGGTTCGAGGACGGTCGGGTGGTCGAGCTGTGGCAGCAGTCGGACGGCCTCGCCGTGATGACCCAACTCGGCCTCATCGCCCCCGAAGAGACCCCTCCGCTCGGGCGCATCGCCCACTCCCTGAAGGCAACCGCCCGGCTCGCACTGCTCAGAGTCAGGGCGGCCCGGAGCGGAGGCAGGCGGTGA
- a CDS encoding phytoene desaturase family protein, protein MTSQAEPGTTRSTAPADGAHDYDAIVVGSGLGGLAAAAYLAKFGRRVLVAERGRGIGGYAHAFEHDGRYFDPAIHVVPGAQSGGTIDVLLRWLGVREMCDFIESDALYRVVIDGDTLEAPFGTEAFIAAHAERFPHEAAGIRAFFELCERFLAEAHQVPVQLTPKELGEAVKRFPTLFGHRMHTLAEVLDRYVTDPRARAFCTAGWPYMGLPPSQLSFELFARFLFTQMHGLYHCRGGFRNLVDALVTAIERHGGKVVTESAVEKIEVSEGRVTGVVLAGGEALTAPVVISNADATHTFEDLVGIEQLPRAYRRRLRSLKPSMSMFVVYAATTLDIAAQGGAHETFIYEDTDHDYTFKRIADGDAPATVVVVPTLLDPELGPPGEHLVTSTALAPYEGPKAWEELKPELEEKYLGLIERLYPGFRAHMTFVQSATPLTLERYTGNHRGAAYGWENTPLQAGSKRLNYRTPIGGLYLSGHWAQAASALRVIVSGSHTAQEILRSEGVRDVGPEL, encoded by the coding sequence ATGACCAGCCAGGCAGAGCCCGGGACAACACGGAGCACCGCGCCGGCAGACGGTGCCCACGACTACGACGCGATCGTCGTCGGCAGCGGCCTCGGCGGGCTCGCCGCGGCCGCCTACCTGGCGAAGTTCGGGCGGCGCGTCCTCGTCGCCGAACGCGGCCGGGGCATCGGCGGCTACGCCCACGCCTTCGAGCACGACGGCCGCTACTTCGACCCCGCCATCCACGTGGTCCCCGGCGCCCAGAGCGGCGGCACGATCGACGTCCTGCTGCGCTGGCTGGGCGTGCGCGAGATGTGCGACTTCATCGAGTCGGACGCGCTCTACCGGGTCGTCATCGACGGCGACACCCTGGAGGCGCCCTTCGGCACGGAGGCGTTCATCGCCGCGCACGCCGAGCGCTTCCCGCACGAGGCCGCCGGCATCCGCGCCTTCTTCGAGCTGTGCGAACGCTTCCTCGCCGAGGCGCACCAAGTGCCCGTGCAGCTGACGCCCAAGGAGCTCGGCGAGGCGGTGAAGCGCTTCCCGACCCTGTTCGGGCACCGGATGCACACCCTGGCCGAGGTCCTCGACCGGTACGTGACCGACCCCCGGGCCAGGGCCTTCTGCACTGCGGGCTGGCCGTACATGGGACTGCCCCCCTCACAGCTGTCCTTCGAACTGTTCGCGCGCTTCCTGTTCACGCAGATGCACGGCCTCTACCACTGCCGGGGCGGCTTCCGAAACCTGGTGGACGCCCTGGTCACGGCCATCGAACGGCACGGCGGGAAGGTCGTCACCGAATCCGCCGTGGAGAAGATCGAGGTGTCCGAGGGCCGGGTCACGGGAGTCGTCCTCGCCGGTGGCGAGGCGCTGACGGCACCCGTGGTGATCTCCAACGCCGATGCCACCCACACCTTCGAGGACCTCGTGGGCATCGAGCAGTTGCCGCGCGCGTACCGCCGCAGACTGCGCTCGCTGAAGCCGTCGATGTCGATGTTCGTGGTGTACGCCGCCACCACCCTGGACATCGCGGCCCAGGGTGGCGCCCACGAGACGTTCATCTACGAGGACACCGACCACGACTACACCTTCAAGCGCATCGCCGACGGAGACGCCCCGGCCACCGTGGTCGTCGTACCGACCCTGCTCGACCCCGAACTCGGCCCGCCGGGCGAGCACTTGGTCACCTCGACAGCGCTCGCCCCCTACGAGGGTCCCAAGGCGTGGGAGGAGCTGAAGCCGGAGCTGGAGGAGAAGTACCTCGGCCTGATCGAGCGGCTCTACCCGGGCTTCCGGGCCCACATGACCTTCGTGCAGAGCGCCACCCCGCTGACCCTGGAGCGCTACACCGGCAACCACCGGGGCGCCGCCTACGGCTGGGAGAACACACCGCTGCAGGCGGGCAGCAAGCGCCTCAACTACCGCACTCCCATCGGGGGGTTGTACCTGTCGGGGCACTGGGCGCAGGCGGCGAGCGCCCTGCGGGTCATCGTGTCCGGCAGCCATACCGCCCAGGAGATCCTGCGCAGCGAAGGGGTCCGCGATGTCGGCCCCGAGCTGTGA
- a CDS encoding MFS transporter produces MNREASTPLSREGSNPRTESGHRHRWAILAVLCLSLVVISIDTLILNLALPSIQTELGASGTQLQWTVDAYTLCFGGLLLLSGSLADRFGRRLTLTLGLLVFLGCSLAAAYADTSGALILARAGMGVGAAMIMPATLAIIKDVFPAGAERARAIGVWAAAAALGVPLGPVVGGLLLEHFWWGAIFLVNVPLVALALVAGMLLIPESRTARHPGLDLAGTLLSVAGLGILVYGLVEASRDGWTGWTSLGPVAVGALLLVAFVRHERRTARPMLAPELWHSRAFTGSAVAIAALSFAMYGVLFVLTQYLQFVLAHDPLAAGLRLLPVAAVMLTAPLAPHLVQRLGLNTVVATGLALTVGALLLASGAGRPTENAVMAGLAVLGLGMGLTMPAATDAMLAAAPSEQAGAGAAMTDASMQIGGTLGIAVIGSALSTSYRGGLPDLGAAPPAAADAISDSIGRAMAVTARIGGESGATLWAAARAAFGHAFGEVLLIGAWAAVLGVLVAALVLPRRGTDAVSPPLEVAPADGPATYDRTRHSAGPRVSVAHRSGSLEAGPRPMERP; encoded by the coding sequence GTGAACCGGGAAGCGAGCACCCCGCTGAGCCGGGAAGGGAGCAACCCGCGCACGGAGAGCGGCCACCGTCACCGCTGGGCCATCCTGGCCGTTCTCTGCCTGAGCCTCGTCGTGATCAGCATCGACACGCTGATCCTCAATCTCGCGCTGCCCAGCATCCAGACCGAACTGGGCGCCTCCGGCACGCAGTTGCAGTGGACCGTCGATGCCTACACGCTCTGCTTCGGCGGGCTGCTGCTGCTCAGCGGCAGCCTGGCCGACCGCTTCGGCCGCAGGCTGACCTTGACGCTCGGGCTGCTCGTCTTCCTCGGCTGCTCGCTGGCCGCCGCGTACGCGGACACGTCGGGCGCGCTGATCCTGGCGCGGGCCGGGATGGGCGTCGGAGCGGCCATGATCATGCCCGCCACCCTCGCGATCATCAAGGACGTGTTCCCCGCGGGCGCGGAGCGGGCCCGCGCCATCGGAGTGTGGGCGGCAGCGGCCGCCCTCGGCGTCCCGTTGGGACCGGTGGTCGGCGGACTGCTGCTCGAACACTTCTGGTGGGGCGCGATCTTCCTGGTCAACGTGCCGCTGGTCGCCCTCGCCCTCGTCGCGGGAATGCTCCTGATCCCCGAGTCGCGCACCGCCCGCCACCCGGGCCTCGACCTGGCCGGCACGCTGCTGTCCGTCGCCGGTCTGGGAATCCTCGTGTACGGCCTGGTCGAGGCGTCCCGCGACGGATGGACGGGCTGGACGAGTCTGGGGCCGGTGGCCGTCGGCGCACTGCTGCTTGTCGCCTTCGTACGGCACGAACGGCGCACGGCGCGCCCGATGCTGGCGCCCGAGCTGTGGCACAGCCGTGCCTTCACCGGCTCCGCCGTGGCCATCGCGGCCCTGTCCTTCGCCATGTACGGCGTGCTGTTCGTGCTGACCCAGTACCTCCAATTCGTCCTGGCCCACGACCCGTTGGCGGCGGGACTGCGGCTGTTGCCGGTGGCCGCCGTCATGCTCACCGCGCCACTCGCCCCCCACCTGGTCCAGCGGCTCGGCCTGAACACGGTCGTCGCCACCGGCCTCGCCCTCACCGTGGGGGCGCTGCTGCTCGCGTCCGGCGCCGGACGCCCCACCGAGAACGCCGTGATGGCCGGCCTCGCCGTGCTCGGCCTCGGCATGGGCCTGACCATGCCGGCGGCCACGGACGCCATGCTGGCGGCGGCGCCGAGCGAACAGGCGGGCGCCGGAGCCGCGATGACCGACGCGTCCATGCAGATCGGCGGCACCCTCGGCATCGCCGTCATCGGCAGCGCACTGTCCACCTCCTACCGTGGCGGCCTGCCCGACCTGGGCGCGGCTCCGCCCGCCGCGGCGGACGCGATTTCCGATTCGATCGGGCGCGCCATGGCCGTCACCGCGCGGATCGGCGGGGAGAGCGGCGCGACGCTGTGGGCCGCGGCACGGGCGGCGTTCGGACACGCCTTCGGCGAAGTGCTGCTGATCGGCGCCTGGGCCGCGGTCCTCGGCGTATTGGTCGCCGCCCTGGTGCTGCCCCGACGGGGCACGGACGCGGTGTCCCCGCCGCTCGAAGTCGCGCCTGCGGACGGCCCGGCGACGTACGACCGTACCCGGCACAGCGCGGGTCCACGGGTGTCCGTGGCCCACCGTTCCGGCTCTCTCGAAGCAGGCCCCCGCCCCATGGAGCGACCATGA
- a CDS encoding 3-oxoacyl-ACP synthase III family protein: MSAVRIVGTGGYQPGEPITNDRIERLVGPLPDDVLNGLSIERRFWIIDPETGEHRENNSDMACEAARRALDSAGMEPGDIDLFILATGTPDYTLPPVVNLVQERLGVARCATMELRSGGAGVVQGLDIARMYLASGRYRTAMVIGSEAISPVLAPVFLGRDPETIRMRDRMPVYMFGDGAGAIVLRADEVESGEQAYGVGELTGGLLAGATRAIGGDRAPGIWAVGGGTHAPIHRQLAAKRLVDLKVDVVGAGDFTPVMVTEAISDTLACAGVTSDSIDLCLVPEGNVGWMLDALRAAGLDTPEWRSLAGKIIDSLSTMGAVGCAAVPLFLDDAWRSGRIKPGLRVMLIGVESTKWIYAGTVVDWTAEVPVR, from the coding sequence ATGAGCGCGGTACGCATCGTGGGCACCGGCGGCTATCAGCCGGGGGAGCCGATCACGAACGACCGGATCGAGCGTCTGGTCGGGCCGCTCCCCGATGACGTACTGAACGGGCTGTCGATCGAGCGCCGGTTCTGGATCATCGATCCGGAGACGGGCGAACACCGGGAGAACAACTCGGACATGGCCTGCGAGGCGGCGCGCCGCGCGCTGGACTCGGCGGGGATGGAGCCCGGCGACATCGACCTGTTCATCCTGGCGACCGGCACCCCGGACTACACGCTGCCGCCCGTGGTGAACCTCGTACAGGAACGCCTCGGCGTCGCGCGCTGCGCCACGATGGAGCTGCGCTCCGGCGGGGCGGGGGTGGTGCAGGGCCTGGACATCGCCCGCATGTACCTCGCCTCGGGCCGCTACCGCACGGCGATGGTGATCGGCAGCGAGGCCATCTCACCCGTGCTCGCCCCGGTCTTCCTCGGCCGTGACCCGGAGACCATCCGGATGCGGGACCGCATGCCGGTCTACATGTTCGGCGACGGCGCGGGCGCCATCGTGCTCCGTGCCGACGAGGTCGAAAGCGGTGAACAGGCGTACGGCGTCGGGGAGTTGACCGGCGGCCTGCTCGCCGGTGCCACGCGGGCCATCGGCGGCGACCGGGCGCCGGGCATCTGGGCGGTCGGCGGCGGCACCCACGCCCCCATCCACCGGCAGCTGGCGGCCAAGCGCCTGGTGGACCTCAAGGTCGACGTGGTCGGCGCGGGCGACTTCACCCCGGTCATGGTGACCGAGGCGATCTCCGACACCCTCGCCTGCGCGGGCGTCACCTCCGACAGCATCGACCTGTGCCTGGTCCCCGAGGGAAACGTGGGCTGGATGCTGGACGCGCTGCGGGCCGCGGGCCTGGACACCCCCGAGTGGCGCTCGCTGGCCGGGAAGATCATCGACAGTCTGTCCACCATGGGCGCGGTCGGCTGCGCGGCGGTCCCGCTCTTCCTCGACGACGCCTGGCGCTCCGGACGGATCAAGCCCGGACTGCGGGTCATGCTGATCGGCGTGGAGAGCACGAAGTGGATCTACGCGGGCACGGTCGTGGACTGGACGGCGGAGGTGCCTGTCCGGTGA
- a CDS encoding acyl carrier protein, giving the protein MDQDEIREVIGKAVAEATGAEPEEVVPEASLLNDLDAESIDLLDILFRIERRLGIKIEAAELAEYVQGGIPDEEFGDADEIVTERGLNQLKLVMPQIDTAQLVGNLQAAKVMGLFTVDNLVQMVVRKAEAGGARIPEADAVPAVGS; this is encoded by the coding sequence ATGGACCAGGACGAGATCCGCGAAGTCATCGGCAAGGCCGTCGCCGAAGCCACCGGCGCGGAGCCCGAGGAGGTGGTCCCCGAGGCCAGCCTGCTGAACGACCTGGACGCCGAATCCATCGACCTCCTCGACATCCTCTTCCGCATCGAGCGCCGGCTCGGCATCAAGATCGAGGCCGCGGAACTCGCGGAGTACGTCCAAGGCGGCATCCCCGACGAGGAGTTCGGCGACGCCGACGAGATCGTCACGGAGCGTGGCCTCAACCAGCTGAAGCTGGTCATGCCGCAGATCGACACCGCGCAGCTCGTCGGCAACCTGCAGGCGGCGAAGGTCATGGGGCTGTTCACGGTGGACAACCTGGTCCAGATGGTCGTACGGAAGGCCGAGGCGGGCGGCGCCCGGATCCCCGAGGCCGATGCCGTACCGGCCGTGGGCTCTTGA
- a CDS encoding RNA polymerase sigma factor, translating to MTQLSDHERLRTRPAVAGRVTREQPSEALVAACLAGEQDAWSKLVNRYSPLVRTVARSHRLSTADCDEVCQLTWLRVYENLAQLRCAASFPAWVTTCARRESVKQLGRAARYVPVGDSSQLDRHGGGPVVDDSGPEGSWIGSELRGEVLAALRELPPRDRALLTLLSADEPVSYDDVSRRLGIARGSVGPLRGRALRRLAALLRSTGPDSAPVPI from the coding sequence ATGACCCAGCTGAGCGATCACGAACGACTGCGCACGCGTCCGGCCGTCGCGGGCCGGGTCACCCGCGAGCAGCCCTCGGAGGCGCTCGTCGCGGCCTGCCTGGCCGGTGAGCAGGACGCCTGGTCGAAGCTGGTCAACCGCTACTCGCCGCTGGTGCGCACCGTGGCGCGGTCGCACCGGCTGAGCACCGCCGACTGTGACGAGGTCTGTCAGCTGACCTGGCTGCGGGTGTACGAGAACCTGGCCCAGCTGCGGTGCGCCGCGAGCTTTCCCGCCTGGGTGACCACGTGCGCGCGCCGCGAGAGCGTCAAGCAGCTGGGCCGCGCCGCCCGCTACGTCCCGGTGGGCGACAGCTCCCAGCTCGACCGGCACGGCGGCGGGCCCGTCGTCGACGACAGCGGGCCGGAAGGTTCCTGGATCGGTTCGGAGCTGCGCGGCGAGGTGCTCGCGGCCCTGCGGGAGCTCCCGCCGCGCGACCGGGCGCTGCTCACCCTGCTCAGCGCGGACGAGCCGGTCAGCTACGACGATGTGAGCCGCCGCCTCGGGATCGCCCGCGGCTCGGTCGGCCCGCTGCGCGGCCGGGCGCTGCGCAGGCTCGCCGCTCTGCTGCGCTCGACCGGCCCGGACAGTGCGCCGGTGCCGATCTGA
- a CDS encoding cytochrome P450 family protein, whose amino-acid sequence MDPSGGCPHADNARLLARGAVAPVLLPGEVAGMAVLGHDALREFVSHPDVAKNALHFTALQAGAIPDGWPLKTFATVQGMTTADGADHRRLRSLVSRAFTTRRVEELRPRIEKLTSDLLDDLDRAAVAGDGVADLRTHFALPLPMGVICELLGVDAEYHDRLHHLSNQIVATDIGPERALAANREMVEVLGAVAAARRERPGDDLTSALIAAREENGDRLGPHELIGTLMLMIIAGHETTLNLITNAVRALCTHRDQLDLVTSGRASWADVVEETLRWDSPVSYFPFRYPTRDLMLDGTVIPKGTPVLAGYSAAGRDPGAHGPDADRFSLAREGSARHLSLGHGAHYCLGAPLARMEATTALAQLFARFPELNLAVPESELPRHASFVGNSVRRLPVRLHG is encoded by the coding sequence ATGGACCCGTCCGGCGGCTGCCCGCACGCGGACAACGCCCGGCTGCTCGCCCGGGGCGCGGTCGCTCCGGTGCTGCTGCCCGGCGAGGTGGCGGGGATGGCGGTCCTCGGGCATGACGCGCTCCGGGAGTTCGTCTCGCACCCCGACGTCGCCAAGAACGCCCTGCACTTCACGGCGTTGCAGGCGGGCGCGATACCGGACGGCTGGCCGCTGAAGACCTTCGCCACGGTGCAGGGCATGACCACGGCGGACGGCGCCGACCACCGGCGGCTGCGGTCCCTGGTGAGCCGGGCGTTCACCACGCGCCGGGTGGAGGAACTGCGCCCGCGCATCGAGAAGTTGACGTCCGACCTGCTCGACGACCTCGACCGAGCGGCCGTCGCGGGCGACGGGGTCGCGGACCTGCGCACGCACTTCGCGCTGCCGCTGCCGATGGGCGTCATCTGCGAACTGCTCGGCGTGGACGCCGAGTACCACGACCGTCTGCACCACCTCTCCAACCAGATCGTCGCCACCGACATCGGCCCCGAACGGGCATTGGCGGCCAACCGAGAGATGGTGGAGGTGCTGGGCGCCGTCGCCGCCGCCCGCCGGGAGCGGCCCGGCGACGACCTCACCTCCGCCCTGATCGCCGCCCGTGAGGAGAACGGCGACCGGCTCGGCCCGCACGAGCTGATCGGCACCCTGATGCTCATGATCATCGCCGGGCACGAGACGACGCTGAACCTGATCACCAACGCCGTACGCGCCCTGTGCACGCACCGCGACCAGCTCGACCTGGTCACGTCGGGCCGGGCGAGCTGGGCGGACGTGGTCGAGGAGACACTGCGCTGGGACAGCCCCGTCAGCTACTTCCCGTTCCGCTACCCGACCCGGGACCTGATGCTGGACGGCACTGTCATCCCCAAGGGCACCCCGGTGCTTGCCGGTTACTCCGCGGCGGGCCGCGACCCGGGGGCCCACGGCCCGGACGCCGACCGCTTCTCCCTCGCCCGCGAAGGCTCCGCGCGCCATCTCTCCCTCGGGCACGGCGCGCACTACTGCCTGGGCGCACCACTGGCCCGCATGGAGGCCACCACCGCCCTCGCGCAGCTCTTCGCCCGCTTCCCCGAACTCAACCTCGCCGTCCCTGAGTCGGAGCTGCCGCGCCACGCGTCGTTCGTGGGGAACAGCGTGCGGAGGCTGCCCGTACGGCTGCACGGCTGA